One Gammaproteobacteria bacterium genomic window, CAGGTTGAGTTGCTATGAATTGTTTTAGTTTGTCATTGTTCTTAGTCGAGCTTGTCGCTAGGCCAGATCCAGAGTGAGTATCGTCGCCACCTGCCACAATTGGGCTATTCAACACAGAGTATAAGGGCGTATTTTTTCCTGGAATGAACAATATTAAGGCTAGGACGATAGTCAGCGCCAAGGCGATGCCACTACCAGCAAGAATTTTAGTGTTCTCACCTTTTAACCTGGCAAAGATAATAAAAGCGATGATGGCAACAATTATATAAAATATAATGCAACTCAAGCAAAACACTTGCAGCGACAGGCTGTAGAGAATTAATGCGATGGTAGCAACAACTCCTGTTATCGCACAGATGCCTAGCGCTGAACGTGACAGCGACTCATCACGATTTTTTTGCTTATCTAATAATAGTTTGATGGCAAACACTATTATCAAGACAGACCAAATCAGACCCCAACCAGCAATAGGGATGCTGCTGAATTGATGAATGTTGGTTGATAAGGCAGAATCCCAGATAACACTGCAATCGAGAGTTTCATTCACTGCGCATAGTGGTTTTTCGCCGCTATTACGCAGCGATAGCAACGCAAGCCACTGGTAGACCGTGGTGGCAATACCAGCTAATGCGGCGATAAGCAGGGTTAATATTGCAGTGCGTGATGGTTTCATAGGGGCATAGTATAAAGCTAAATCGGTTTTTGAGATAGACTGCAAGTCGTGTATCAGTTGTCGCAATCTATGATATTGTCATTATCAAGCTAAAGATAACAATGACGTTTTTCAGATTGTTTTTTATTGTATTCGCAAGATGAGGAAAAGTTTCTTTGCTATTGGTCGCTAGACTATAGAAGTAAAGGGTGTGTAAAAATTCCGTGTTGATTGATTAGGTTGTGGAATGAATAAGCATTGCATCTCAAAATCACGTGGCAGTTTTCGCGAAAGTGTGAGGGCGCGTAGTTGTGCCATTGAATATTACGCCTCCCTTGAAGTGTACGATGATAATTACGAGCGACTTATGATTTTGTGGCCCGCACTGCTGCAAGCGAACTTAAGACATCGGCTTGAATTTTCAGGGGGTGATGGTTTTAGCTTTGAGTTGCTTGAGAAGACGCCTTATACCAGTGTGGTGCGCCTAACGGCAGACTGGAGTTTATGCTCAAAGCTTGTACCGACAGCGGAAATGGCAGTGCGCTTATATCACGATGCTGCGGTGGCGGAAGTTTTGTCTTATCAAAATCGCAGTCGTTTCAAAGTCGAATATGACTACCCTAACCCCAATATGTTTAATAAACGCGAAAAACGGCGTTTGAACGAATTTCTGGGTGAATGGTTAGCTTGTATTTTTCACCACCGTTCTACTGCGGCAGCCCAGTGATACGCGCCAGATGGCTTGGTGTGCATCCTTGATCTATTTCGCCACGAACAGTGGTGAGAAATGCAGGCCAGGGAATCTCTGATTAATTCGTAGAACGTGACCTTGCTGCTTAAAATTCTTCAGCTCTTTGTTGCACTTTCAGGGTGCTTTCTGCGAGGTGCGAATCTTGCCACCCCAAGAGTGCTTCCTCAGAAATACTACCGCATCCTCTCAGGGTCTGCCCCCCGTGCCAAGCACGGGGCAGGCTCCGCGAAAGCGTGGGGGCGCAATAGCCCCACTCTTGACAAGATGGGCACCTCGGTCTAAAAAATTGTAGCCATCAAACTCACCACTCCAGACACATCAGATGCTGCCTCAAGGTTTGTTTGTTACATTTGAGGAAGAGCAAAGAGCAAGCTTATTTAGTACGCAATGTGTGTGCTATATCACATGTTTTGACTGTTTTGTCTATCATTCCCTTTTAAAGTTACTGCGCACCAGGTCGATATTCTAAGTGTAGTATGACATCTTGTTTTGCGGCTAAAACAGCCGCTTTTAGGGTAGTCAGAAGCGTATCTGGTGGGCCGTATGGCCACTCAACATCGGGAGTAACGTGATGCAATCTGCACCAAAAGAGAAGCAACGTAGTGAGCTAGCGATGGAATCCGAGGGTTTCCTGCTTGATGAAATGGAAGAAATCAGCGCCGAGCATATCCAGGTCGATGCCTGGGGTAACGAATGGGATAATAACGGCGATTTTATGGATATGGATTTTCGATTGGTAGAAGACTAGCCTGATCTGTTGGCAGCAAAAAATCCTGGTGTGTGTGTCGGCGCTGAGAAGAGTACAATATTGGCCTTGTTAAGGGATTATTAAGACACCTTCTAGTTTAATATTAGTTGAATTTCGCCGAGTAGCGTCTAATTTTGCAGTCTTTATTGAAGGCAATGAGAGAAGAATACGCTTCTCTTAGGTTATGGATAACATTTTGATAGATTTGTCCGCCAAGAGCCTGCCTGCGCGCGAGCGTAGCGGCATGTTTCAGCAAGGTATTGTTACACTTGCCCTCTTTTTTCTTGGTGTCTCTGGCGCCCAGGGTAAAGACACTGTCGCAATATTCCAGCCTGATTTGCGCGCGCCCTATGATCAAGTGTTTCGTGTCATTATCAATGGCATTAAAGAAACAGCTGATTTCAAAGTAAGCATAAGAAAAATTTCCAGTAATGACAATCAACAAACGCTATCTGACTGGCTGGATAAAAAAAATATAAAAGCAATTATCGCCCTTGGCCACCAAGGACTTGAAGTAGCTAAAATTGTTGCTGGTGGCAGACCTGTTTTGGTGGCTGTTTCGTTGCTTTCAGCAGATATTCTTGAACACGATAACATCGGCGGCATTAGCCTTGCCGCAGATCCTGAAGCGATTATTATCGAGCTTAAACGCTTAATCCCTGCTGTAAAGAAAATATTTGTCGTCTATAGCCCAATACATAACGACTGGCTGATGCAGTATGCTGCTAAGGTAGCAGAAAGTAATGGTATTGAGCTTAAATCGATTGCGGTATCAGACCTTAGGCAAGCGGCTATTCAATATAAGACAGTGCTTAATGAGCTTGAGACCGAGCGCAGTGCACTTTGGTTGCCATTAGACCCCATTACTGTGGAGAATCGCACGATTTTACCGTTAATACTGCGTGTTACCTGGGATCGAAATTTAACGCTGATATCCAGTAATCCGTTACATGCCAAACGCGGCGCGCTATTGTCTGTCTTTCCTAAAAATAGGCAGATGGGACATAATATTGCCAACACAGTAAACAAATGGCTGAGTACGGGTAACCCAGACTTTGAGGTAAAGCTTCTTATGGATTTAGGTTTTGCTATTAATATTCGAACTGCAGCACATTTGGCTATCAATCTCGATAAAGAAGACCTCAAGCGCTACGATCTTAAGTTCCCTCAAAACTAGCCCGGATAATTCATGAATAACGCAATTTCTCACTTGGCTCTTGACCCTAATCCCCAGATAGAAACACGTATACTACACAAGCTCTTGATTTCACAGCAAAACAAAAAATAGCCGCCGAACCTATGGGTGCGACTGATATTTTTTGGTTCACTGTGAAATCAATATCTTGCACATTACCTCGCGTTTCTATCTGGGGATTAGAGCTTGATATTACAGTAGATTATCTTTAATTGACCGTACCCACCAGTACGACACTCAATCAGATAATCTACTGTAATATCAATTACCTGCGCGCCCTGAGGGTTGTCGCTAGACAACCCGAGGAAGTATACCCCTCAAGGGGGTACTAAAAAGAGCTCTTGGGGTGCAATAATCTCGCGTATTCATGAATTATCCAGGCTAGAGTATTTAATGAGGGCATTACTAAGAATATTACTACCACACAATAGAGAGTTTCGACGCCAGATAATGTTATTAGTGTCAGTCGGCATTCTTGTGTTAGCGCTGGTCTCTTCGCTATTAACTGCGTGGGTTACCAGTAAAAATTCACGTCAGCAGCTTATTGATCAAGGCTTACAGCTGACCCAGAGTTTTGCTGAGCAAAGCGTATTAGCACTATTATTTGAATCTGCCGAAAACGCAGAAGATTTGGTTGCCAGCACCTTATCTTTCCCAAATGTAATGTATGTTAAGTTATTGACACATGATGGAAAAATGCTGCTGCATGAAGGGGATGATTCGGTTGATAAACTCAAAAATATTCAGGCAAATGTGCGCGGAAGGCTGGGCTTCGAGGGTTCTTTTCAAGCCCCCCTTGAGGGGCGCACGCTGCACCCCGAGAGCCTGTTACCCGTGCCAAGCACGGAGCAGGCTCCGCGAAAGCGTAGGGGTAGGATGCCTGAAGTCGTTGAGCAGGGCGCGGTTTTACTCTGTGAAACGGATATCTACCTCTGTTTTCGCGCCCCTGTGTTTGATAGGCAGGCAGACGAACAAATAGTAGCGTTTATTGGTAGTGATCAAGCTCCAAATTTATTGGGGTTTGCCGACATAGTGATGAGTAAGGCTGAGTTAAATTCCCAACGTATAACGACTATTTTGCAATATACCCTAGTGTCTTTTGTGCTGGCCATTATCATTTTGCTTGTTTTACAAAAAATATTATCCCGTATCGTGACGCCTTTGAGTGAACTGTCTGCATTAATGCACAAGCAAGACGTAGGGGAAAAGACATCACGAGCGAAGATTAGGGGGCCAGTAGAAATTCGAGATATGGCACATGCTTTTAACTCTATGATGGATGTATTGGATGAACGCGATCTGCGTCTACGTAATCAAAATGACAATTTAGAGAACAAAATAAAGGAACGTACACGTGACTTGCGTGATGCGCGTGATGCGGCAATTCAGGCAAGCAAACATAAGTCAGCCTTCCTCGCCAATATGAGTCACGAGCTAAGAACACCTATGAACTCTGTACTGGGTTATACCAGTATGGTGCTTGAGGATGCTCGTAGCGATCATTTTAATCTTGCAACTTGTGTCGAAGACCTCAGCCGAGTCGACAATGCGGGTAAGCATTTGTTGTCAATGATTAATAATATTCTTGACCTGGCAAAAATTGAAGCCGGGCGCATGGAATTAGAATGTGGCACGGTTGATATTAAACAATTGGCAGGTCAGGTTGAAGATAGTGTATTACCCCTGATTACGGATAAAAATAATAAATTAGTAGTGGACGTGGTGTCTGATGTCAGCTCTTTGTCGATGGATGCTGTTAAGCTGAGACAAATTTTAATTAACTTGCTGAGTAACGCCGCCAAATTTACCGAACAAGGCACCATAACACTGAAAATCGAGCACAGTATTGATGCATTGTTTTGTTCTGTTGTTGATACCGGTATGGGCATGGATGAAGAACAGCAGCAGCGAATATTTCAAGCGTTTAAGCAGGGGAATATGACAACCACCAAGGAGTTTGGTGGCACCGGTTTAGGTTTAACGATTTCGCAACATTTGTGTGCCTTGATGGGCGGCACAATTAAAGTGAAAAGTGACTTGGGAAAAGGGTCGGCGTTGTATTTCACATTGCCACTACCGTTGCAAGAGCACCAGTCAGAAGAAGCTCAGTTGGTAGGACTGGTGGGTAAGTATAGGCTGCCAGAGGAGAGAGCTTTGTCAAGTTGAACACATTATTGTATTCCTTTGCTTGGGCCTCGTTCTGGCGCAGTTCCAGCAATTAGCTCGTTTATATACTCAAACGCAGTATCTCCAAATACGCTACAAAGCTTATTGCTTACATCAACAGCAGCTTGAAAATGCACGCCTGCCCATACCCGGCTTTGACCGCAATCTTGGCTAAACTCTGTCCAGGTTTTCCAACTCAAAGTAGTATTAGTAGCAGGAGTAATGCCTGGCTCTGTTTTGGATGAGCCCACTGTGCGGTCAACCTGGAAGCCCAAGGTATCGCTATTAAAATACTTACGGGCTGCCTGTGCCTGAGCCGTACAGAAACAAGCCGAAGCCGATGGATATTCCGGATGATCTGCTGCTGCCAGGTAGCTTTTCCATTCCTTGCCTGGAATATCATCAACGCTACCTTGTCCCACACCTCCCCATGCCGTTACAGCTTTATCGCCATAGATATGGTGAATTGCGCTAAACGGTCTTACCGCATCATAACGCCGTTTTTCCTGCCAAATTACAATACCTGCATCAAATGAGGCCATATTGACCAGAAAATCCAGGTGAATAAATTCCAATAGCGATAAACCTCGTGATTGTGCAACAAATATAGCGGTTGTTGCCAAGCTAGCTATCTTGTCATCAAAAAACTCGGCTGACAGTTTTTGCTTATCAGTTAACTTAGCCGAAATTTTTAAAACCCTGTCTGCTTGAGCCTTATAATTATTCAATTCAAGGTGATTGCTATTCACTGGTGGGGGAACCTGATAAGCCGTTGCGGTTTGATAGGAATAGGGTTCTACCAGCGCATACTGTGGTGTGACAAATTGCTGAATCTTGTACAGACCCATACTTTTGCGCTGCATATCTGGCTGCCAGCGTGATGGGTCTCGCAGCTGATAGGCGGTGTTAATGGGCTGGTATTCCGTATAGTCCCTATACGGCATCCTGTTGTAGCGCTGATCACCTTCATCGCCGAGTTGGTTCATGCCATCGTGCTCGCGTCCGCTGACCACGCCATTGCCAGCGGCGTTGCCAATGCCAATGGCAGTTGTTAAGTCGGTACTATCGTCATCAGGATTTAAACCAATGTTTGTTAACATATCACGCCAAACCTGTTCTTGTTGTGGGGCTAGGCTGTTTAATATTCGGTATGATGCATAGAGTAGTGCGATATTGATATTGCGATTGGTTTTAGATTCCAGCGCTGGTCGTCTGCCTAACCGTGTGTAGACCCCTACTGCAGTAGGATGATACGGTGCGGCCGCATCAAACCATGCGTTAGTGGTTAAAGCCGAGGTTCTTAATATCAGACTGGCATCGCCACCACTTGGAGAAATATGATGACCGAATGGCGCGACGGTTGGAAAGAAGATTTCTGTTAAGGCATTGCCACTATCAAAATCAAAACCTTCTGCTAGCGCATTTTTCTGCGTTAAACCACAGAGCAATAATAGAATAAATATTAATTTAGGTGTCTTTAGTCTTTGCATAAAATGCTGATTGTTCATTTCATTTCCCTTAATCTTAGGCGAGGTAATCCATTGATAGATTTAGTTGCGATTTCACTGCTGTCCCCTTAACTTTTTTCCGTCATTCCCGCGCAGGCGGGAATCCAGAATGTCGTTGAAACCACTGGGTTTCAGTCTTCGCTAGAATGACAGCAGGAGGTTATTGATTTTCATTTCTCTAATCCCACAAAGTAACCTAATAGCTAAGTGTTATGCCAGTTAAACAATGATACATATTAAGTTAACGGGACAGCAGTGTTACGATTTAAATACGATATTCCAAGCTAATGAAGCCGTGAATGCCAGGCAAAGGTAAATCATTAGTGATCGCCGGTGCAGGCACGCCATTCAAGCTAGGTTCGCGGGCATCCTCATCAAATAAATTACGCACAATCAATGATATGTCTAAGGGTAGTTTGCCAAAGCTATGACGTAGGCCGAGATCGACTGTGGCGTAATCATCAATATCATCACGCGGGTCATCGAATGCACGCTTTCTGCTGCCTACCCAGTTAATTTGTGTATTTAACTGCCAGCCGTGAATAAACTGCCAATCGCTGCGGATATAAATTTGATGCTGCGGTGCATTGGCGACATCACTGTTACTATCTTCGTCGGTGGATTTTTGAAAGGCATAGTTGGCCAGCAAGTTCAGTTCGTCATTGACGCGCCAATTCATTTCCCACTCCAGGCCGAAGCCAGTTTGATCGCCGGTATTTTGAATTACAACTGCTGACGAAGTAGTGGGTACAGGCCGAATAATATCGCGTAACTCATAACGAAAAATATTAAGCGTTGTCGCAATATCCTGGGTTGGGTGATAATCAAAAGCCAACTCGATGGTGTCAATAATTTCTGGGTCAAGATTAGGATTACCCAGCGCCACCGGGTTATTGATATTTCGTGTCTCCGCGAACGAGGGTGCCCTAAAAGCACGACCATATAACAGTTTGGTGGTGAGGTTATAGGCCGATTGCCAGACCAAGGCAGCACGCGGATTAATAGTAGTGCCAAAGTCGGAATAATTATCCCAGCGTACACCTGCGGTCAAATCCCAATCACGCGTGAAATTCCATTCGTCCTGAACGAAGAGATATTGAATGGTACGACTACCCGGCTGTATAAAAACCTGGTTTGGGTCATTGCTAACATCAATAACATTACCACCAGCAATGGTTGTCGGTAGAAAATTGTTATCTAACTGAAAATTTCTACTTTCTCTCACCCTGTCAATTTCCTCATGGTTGACCCCTGCTCCGAGCCGAATTCGGTGATTGGTAAAACCGTGATAAAACGCCGAGCCGCCGAATCGCACATGGCGCTCAAAGACATCCGGATTGCCAAGCACGCCATTGGTAAAGGTTTGTCCATTGGGGAAGCTGGCGCCTGCTGGAAACAGAAATAAGTCGGATTTTGCGCTGGTGTCGAAATAACTTAACTGCCCAGTGAAGTCCCAATTATCGAAGCTGTCTTCATTTTTGTAGGTCAGGTCGGCGTTAAAGCGTTCGCTATTACCTTCACCGATAGGATCGAGCGTTGGACCGACACCTGCACCGGTGCCGACGTTTTTTCTGTCCTGGTAACCCAGTCTTAGTTGCCAATCCAAGCGCGTTAAATCGAGGCGCACATCCAGCGTCTCACGTTGGGTATTGACTGGCCCGGGTGCGTTAGAGGCAGCAGTACCTTGCGCGTTGTCAAGCGCGGTTTGCGCATCGAATTCGACAATCTCACGTTGGCCATCTGTTTTGTGATATTGAAATGAAAACGCGACATCGAGGCCATTATTACTTTGGCCATGCAGTAACCACACGCGTTGGCTGTCAAAGGAACCGGCACCGGTGCCGATTTGTGTACCGTTAATTTCGCTGGCGCTTTTGGTGACGATATTAATGGTGCCAGCAAAGGCATCGGCGCCATGCAAGGCCGAGCCAGGGCCACGAATCACTTCGATGCGCGAAATATTTTTAACCGGCATGCCACCCCAAACCAGGCTTCTGTCTCCTGCAAAGAGATTGGTAATGGGTATGCCGTTAATCAACACCAGTACTTGGGGGTTGGTGTCTGAATAGATGCCGCGAATCGTATAGATGGGGTTATAGCCACGTGATGACCGTGCGACATGCAGGCCAGGAATGGTTTCGAGGATTTGATCGAGATCGGTGGCACCGATAGCCTCTATATCATCGGCAGTAATCACGCTGGCCACAGCCGGTGCGCGCGAGATCGCTTGGCTTGTTCCGGTTGCCAGGCTAATAAATTCTTCACCGCCATAAAGCAGATCAAGTTCTTCTTCCTGAGATAGCTGTGCTATTGCTGTACTGCAAGCTAAAAAAACAAGAAAAAGCCCAAGTGCAGGGCTAAGATGTGGCGGCATTACTCCTCCCCATGGTGCTAATTATTCCTTTATGCCAAGGCCATCGGCGCTACTTTACGATAAGCTTAGATGAGATACAGTCTACCAGCTCCTGGCCATTTTGCCGTGGTAGGCGACCACGTCGCAGCGAACAGGCAAAAATGTGCCTTGTGTTTGTTTTAAGCTGTCAATAAAGCACGGCAGCATGCCGCCGGTAAAGCCAAGGCACACATAGTGGGCAAATTCGTCACGAGACAGCCCCCTGTCTATAGCGATCGCTGCGACGGGCGCGGCAATATTCATTTTCATGCGCCAACGCCCCTTGATTAAGGTTTTTTCTATCTCATAGGCCAGTTGCAAATGCAGGCCGGGTTCAAAGCCTAGTCTGTCTAACAGTTTCGATAAGGGTTTTATGCGTTCATCCTTATTGATAATGGGTCTGCCATAACCGGCTATGGATCGATGGGCGCTGAGTTCTTGTTGCAGCATGTCTTTTAAACAGGTATCGGTGGAGTCGAGCATTAATTGACAGCGTGTTAAAAAATCATAAGCCCTGACCAAAGGTTGACCACCATATAACTGGGCTTCGGATAAGGCGTTGGCACCGCTGAGCGCCAATGTTGGTGTTGAGCGTACTGTGCC contains:
- a CDS encoding TonB-dependent receptor, with protein sequence MPPHLSPALGLFLVFLACSTAIAQLSQEEELDLLYGGEEFISLATGTSQAISRAPAVASVITADDIEAIGATDLDQILETIPGLHVARSSRGYNPIYTIRGIYSDTNPQVLVLINGIPITNLFAGDRSLVWGGMPVKNISRIEVIRGPGSALHGADAFAGTINIVTKSASEINGTQIGTGAGSFDSQRVWLLHGQSNNGLDVAFSFQYHKTDGQREIVEFDAQTALDNAQGTAASNAPGPVNTQRETLDVRLDLTRLDWQLRLGYQDRKNVGTGAGVGPTLDPIGEGNSERFNADLTYKNEDSFDNWDFTGQLSYFDTSAKSDLFLFPAGASFPNGQTFTNGVLGNPDVFERHVRFGGSAFYHGFTNHRIRLGAGVNHEEIDRVRESRNFQLDNNFLPTTIAGGNVIDVSNDPNQVFIQPGSRTIQYLFVQDEWNFTRDWDLTAGVRWDNYSDFGTTINPRAALVWQSAYNLTTKLLYGRAFRAPSFAETRNINNPVALGNPNLDPEIIDTIELAFDYHPTQDIATTLNIFRYELRDIIRPVPTTSSAVVIQNTGDQTGFGLEWEMNWRVNDELNLLANYAFQKSTDEDSNSDVANAPQHQIYIRSDWQFIHGWQLNTQINWVGSRKRAFDDPRDDIDDYATVDLGLRHSFGKLPLDISLIVRNLFDEDAREPSLNGVPAPAITNDLPLPGIHGFISLEYRI
- a CDS encoding thioredoxin domain-containing protein — its product is MKPSRTAILTLLIAALAGIATTVYQWLALLSLRNSGEKPLCAVNETLDCSVIWDSALSTNIHQFSSIPIAGWGLIWSVLIIVFAIKLLLDKQKNRDESLSRSALGICAITGVVATIALILYSLSLQVFCLSCIIFYIIVAIIAFIIFARLKGENTKILAGSGIALALTIVLALILFIPGKNTPLYSVLNSPIVAGGDDTHSGSGLATSSTKNNDKLKQFIATQPEEALQAMSDFLAEYRDAKTIEHKADPRRLSFGDEQSPVKIIEWLEITCPHCAQLSQQLASIKNSAGADDWSLETRYYPLDSECNPNMSRSRNNGVSCLAAKSLICLSNDKSKAYSVQETFFANQKQLNTEMMRDIIRDHDVDMIKLTVCIDSAATAKALATDIAMAQEHDISGTPLLVMNGRTLTVMPHLIYSLILSGGDDAAVEFSQLPKAKPISHEGHDH
- a CDS encoding DUF1249 domain-containing protein, which translates into the protein MILWPALLQANLRHRLEFSGGDGFSFELLEKTPYTSVVRLTADWSLCSKLVPTAEMAVRLYHDAAVAEVLSYQNRSRFKVEYDYPNPNMFNKREKRRLNEFLGEWLACIFHHRSTAAAQ
- a CDS encoding HAMP domain-containing protein; this encodes MLLVSVGILVLALVSSLLTAWVTSKNSRQQLIDQGLQLTQSFAEQSVLALLFESAENAEDLVASTLSFPNVMYVKLLTHDGKMLLHEGDDSVDKLKNIQANVRGRLGFEGSFQAPLEGRTLHPESLLPVPSTEQAPRKRRGRMPEVVEQGAVLLCETDIYLCFRAPVFDRQADEQIVAFIGSDQAPNLLGFADIVMSKAELNSQRITTILQYTLVSFVLAIIILLVLQKILSRIVTPLSELSALMHKQDVGEKTSRAKIRGPVEIRDMAHAFNSMMDVLDERDLRLRNQNDNLENKIKERTRDLRDARDAAIQASKHKSAFLANMSHELRTPMNSVLGYTSMVLEDARSDHFNLATCVEDLSRVDNAGKHLLSMINNILDLAKIEAGRMELECGTVDIKQLAGQVEDSVLPLITDKNNKLVVDVVSDVSSLSMDAVKLRQILINLLSNAAKFTEQGTITLKIEHSIDALFCSVVDTGMGMDEEQQQRIFQAFKQGNMTTTKEFGGTGLGLTISQHLCALMGGTIKVKSDLGKGSALYFTLPLPLQEHQSEEAQLVGLVGKYRLPEERALSS
- a CDS encoding vanadium-dependent haloperoxidase, whose translation is MNNQHFMQRLKTPKLIFILLLLCGLTQKNALAEGFDFDSGNALTEIFFPTVAPFGHHISPSGGDASLILRTSALTTNAWFDAAAPYHPTAVGVYTRLGRRPALESKTNRNINIALLYASYRILNSLAPQQEQVWRDMLTNIGLNPDDDSTDLTTAIGIGNAAGNGVVSGREHDGMNQLGDEGDQRYNRMPYRDYTEYQPINTAYQLRDPSRWQPDMQRKSMGLYKIQQFVTPQYALVEPYSYQTATAYQVPPPVNSNHLELNNYKAQADRVLKISAKLTDKQKLSAEFFDDKIASLATTAIFVAQSRGLSLLEFIHLDFLVNMASFDAGIVIWQEKRRYDAVRPFSAIHHIYGDKAVTAWGGVGQGSVDDIPGKEWKSYLAAADHPEYPSASACFCTAQAQAARKYFNSDTLGFQVDRTVGSSKTEPGITPATNTTLSWKTWTEFSQDCGQSRVWAGVHFQAAVDVSNKLCSVFGDTAFEYINELIAGTAPERGPSKGIQ